A part of Sugiyamaella lignohabitans strain CBS 10342 chromosome D, complete sequence genomic DNA contains:
- the KEL1 gene encoding Kel1p (Protein required for proper cell fusion and cell morphology; functions in a complex with Kel2p to negatively regulate mitotic exit, interacts with Tem1p and Lte1p; localizes to regions of polarized growth; potential Cdc28p substrate; KEL1 has a paralog, KEL2, that arose from the whole genome duplication; GO_component: GO:0005938 - cell cortex [Evidence IDA] [PMID 23673619]; GO_component: GO:0005935 - cellular bud neck [Evidence IDA] [PMID 9786949]; GO_component: GO:0005934 - cellular bud tip [Evidence IDA] [PMID 9786949]; GO_component: GO:0005737 - cytoplasm [Evidence IDA] [PMID 11914276]; GO_component: GO:0043332 - mating projection tip [Evidence IDA] [PMID 19053807]; GO_component: GO:0043332 - mating projection tip [Evidence IDA] [PMID 9786949]; GO_component: GO:0005628 - prospore membrane [Evidence IDA] [PMID 24390141]; GO_function: GO:0003674 - molecular_function [Evidence ND]; GO_process: GO:0000755 - cytogamy [Evidence IGI,IMP,IPI] [PMID 9786949]; GO_process: GO:0001100 - negative regulation of exit from mitosis [Evidence IMP,IPI] [PMID 12234925]; GO_process: GO:0008360 - regulation of cell shape [Evidence IMP] [PMID 9786949]), with amino-acid sequence MSYDLTTLRSENAQWTLVQPEGGISPPPRTNHTVVSYQDKLYLFGGTDGKLWYSDTWCYDPSINTWTSLDCSGFIPAPCEGHAATIVGDIMYVFGGRSSQGKDLGTLSALKLTTKKWFTFQNLGPGPSPRSGHSMTAFAGNKILVMGGECPELHENDNDVNYDNYEVNSKLSMVFVLDTLRINYPVDSDVPQNSAVSDLSGKRSVNDSRTPSAASGNYRTATGDSSTPPSTFSTASTSSVPPPHGVPVNSGTGIAGAGAGAVAAAAAMGAGVTGFPHPESSQHEANTESSPRGVARDEYTREAVSPYQEYPSGAKSNGSGSGNRNANGNGNGGYGSYNAGNNGVASQDVQRSPYDDGSDGVSNTTFESADEEKFKTSPSHDQVANIPGAWQQASSPSSTSSRDSESYREPIKLPKLRTSPRVDTSAKGLAGIAGLAGIAAGTAGAGATAGLGSGSGADADFSQSTRDYTEENATTPTVSNMSQDRSVDSFTDQHPVDQSTPRGSQVNLAEPANANNVNQVIEQLKASNSWYETELAAAKEAGYVSKSNPPVDVLKLRRVSQRLTQDNQESLSEREILITALSDLKGELRTVQGDIQRQAAAASDRISAVEKERDAALAELKSLKESSQPVGVPEQHQREIDDHKATIASLQNELETTRASRGLLLGNADSLSALDDLKMSNAQLEQQLRNQADRLVIAEHEAAQFKSKHEDLQAQHKELTSSAAEKVAALAAAGAAITASQSKFKELSKQLDEHKSARSDLEAKNLDLERQLSDHKLQLEASQRELNDHRNLLQAAEEQNEHSSKALGDGIDKIVSMWSGSKYFAVAGVGAGLGAAAGAAAANGTASRGLDEDDEEDPRISHLQSQLEMANKLHVSHKEAAEKATDDLTVALTQVSGLKKELAESEAARKQAEDKLALLEEELKSTSGDLQSHRELLDNHKKSLSELTEKHDALTTQLSSQSEAHTTQAKELDAKLEKALKEHQETAEQRYQELEQQYKETLQYVRNSDKALNKTRDELNKHKDLNSKLQEEINELKLRSQQDDDEADTTTGERSINSIGSNYNNKHFDLQLRDLKAQIIILQEERDELRASSLELKKKAINNAHDIEEAKTEKSRLAQENAKLQQRAREAEEKLSVLLHDKRSSRDPIIDPESGQTLDSFSDNLEKIRTERERLSGLLRESPGADE; translated from the coding sequence ATGTCGTATGATTTAACGACTTTGAGGTCGGAAAATGCTCAGTGGACACTGGTGCAGCCAGAAGGCGGGATCTCGCCTCCTCCTCGTACAAATCACACCGTCGTTAGTTATCAGGATAAACTGTATTTGTTCGGTGGTACGGACGGAAAGCTTTGGTATAGCGATACTTGGTGCTATGATCCAAGTATCAATACTTGGACATCGCTGGATTGCTCGGGATTCATTCCTGCTCCTTGTGAAGGCCATGCTGCCACGATTGTCGGCGATATTATGTATGTTTTCGGTGGCCGGTCGTCTCAGGGTAAAGATTTAGGCACTTTATCTGCTCTTAAACTTACTACTAAGAAATGGTTTACATTCCAGAACCTTGGTCCTGGCCCTTCGCCGAGATCTGGTCATTCGATGACGGCTTTTGCTGGAAATAAAATTCTTGTTATGGGAGGTGAATGTCCTGAACTTCACgaaaatgataatgatgttAATTACGACAATTACGAGGTTAATTCGAAGTTGAGTATGGTTTTTGTACTTGATACATTGCGAATCAATTATCctgttgattctgatgTGCCCCAGAACTCAGCTGTTTCAGATCTGTCTGGTAAAAGGAGTGTTAATGATAGTAGAACTCctagtgctgcttctggtaaTTACCGTACAGCGACTGGCGACAGTTCTACTCCTCCATCAACTTTTTCTACTGccagtactagtagtgttcctcctcctcacgGAGTACCAGTTaattctggaactggtattgctggagcaggtgctggtgctgtggcagcagctgctgctatggGTGCTGGTGTGACTGGATTCCCCCATCCAGAGTCGTCGCAACATGAGGCCAATACAGAGTCTTCTCCACGTGGAGTGGCCCGTGATGAGTACACTAGAGAAGCTGTTTCTCCGTACCAGGAGTATCCTAGTGGAGCCAAGTCGAATGGTAGTGGCAGTGGTAATAGAAATGCcaatggaaatggcaaTGGTGGATATGGCAGCTATAATGCTGGTAATAATGGAGTCGCCAGCCAGGACGTTCAAAGGAGCCCGTATGATGATGGCAGTGATGGCGTTTCTAATACGACATTTGAATCTGCGGACGAGGAAAAGTTCAAGACTAGTCCTTCGCACGACCAAGTAGCCAACATTCCCGGTGCTTGGCAACaggcttcttctccttcttcgaCATCGAGTCGTGATAGTGAGAGCTACCGTGAACCAATCAAGTTACCTAAATTACGTACTTCGCCAAGAGTAGATACAAGTGCTAAAGGACTGGCTGGAATTGCTGGTTTGGCAGGTATTGCGGCTGGTacagctggagctggtgctactgctggTCTCGGATCTGGGTCTGGAGCTGATGCCGATTTTTCACAAAGTACGAGAGATTACACCGAAGAAAATGCTACCACGCCTACTGTGTCTAATATGTCGCAAGATCGGTCTGTTGACTCGTTTACTGACCAACATCCAGTAGATCAATCGACTCCTAGAGGCAGTCAAGTTAATCTTGCTGAGCCTGCCAACGCAAATAATGTTAATCAAGTGATTGAGCAGCTCAAAGCATCTAATTCATGGTATGAAACAgaacttgctgctgccaaagaaGCTGGATATGTTTCGAAATCTAATCCTCCTGTCGATGTTCTCAAACTTCGTCGTGTGTCTCAAAGACTCACTCAAGATAACCAAGAATCACTTTCTGAACGAGAGATTCTCATTACTGCACTTAGCGACTTGAAAGGTGAGCTTCGTACTGTTCAAGGAGATATTCAAAgacaggctgctgctgcgtcCGATCGTATCTCAGCTGTTGAAAAGGAACGCGATGCTGCTTTAGCTGAACTCAAATCATTGAAAGAGTCGTCCCAACCTGTTGGTGTGCCTGAACAACATCAAAGAGAAATCGATGATCATAAAGCGACTATCGCCTCGTTGCAGAATGAACTAGAAACCACCAGGGCTAGTCGTGGTCTTTTGCTAGGAAATGCAGATTCGTTATCAGCTCTTGATGACTTGAAAATGAGTAATGCTCAACTTGAACAACAACTTCGTAACCAGGCTGACCGACTGGTTATTGCTGAACATGAAGCTGCTCAATTTAAATCAAAACATGAAGACTTACAAGCTCAGCACAAGGAATTGACTTCCAGTGCTGCAGAAAAGGTTGCTGcactggctgctgctggtgctgctatcACTGCTTCTCAAAGCAAGTTCAAAGAGCTTTCCAAGCAGCTTGACGAGCACAAGAGCGCAAGAAGTGATCTGGAGGCTAAGAACCTTGACTTGGAAAGACAGCTATCTGATCATAAACTCCAACTTGAAGCTTCTCAACGGGAATTAAATGACCATCGAAACCTGCTCCAGGCCGCTGAGGAACAAAACGAGCATTCTTCCAAGGCACTTGGTGATGGTATTGACAAGATTGTGTCAATGTGGTCTGGATCTAAATAttttgctgttgctggtgtaGGTGCTGGTCTCGGTGCtgcagctggtgctgccgctgctaaCGGCACTGCTAGCCGAGGACTCGAcgaggatgacgaagaagatccCAGAATTTCTCATCTCCAGAGTCAACTTGAAATGGCCAACAAGCTTCACGTGTCTCAtaaagaagcagctgaaaaaGCTACTGATGATTTGACTGTTGCATTAACTCAAGTCAGCGGTCTCAAGAAGGAACTTGCTGAATCGGAAGCTGCCAGGAAGCAAGCCGAAGACAAGTTAGCTTTATTAGAGGAAGAACTCAAATCTACTTCTGGCGACTTACAAAGCCACAGAGAATTGTTGGACAACCACAAGAAATCATTGAGTGAGTTGACTGAAAAGCACGATGCATTGACTACCCAACTTTCCTCTCAATCAGAAGCACACACCACGCAAGCCAAGGAACTTGATGCCAAACTTGAAAAGGCTCTTAAAGAACATCAAGAAACTGCTGAACAGCGTTACCAAGAACTTGAACAACAGTACAAGGAAACCCTACAATATGTTCGCAACAGCGATAAAGCATTGAATAAAACTCGCGACGAACTCAACAAACACAAAGACCTCAACAGCAAGCTTCAAGAGGAAATTAATGAACTCAAACTTCGGTCTCAAcaagacgacgacgaagctgATACTACCACTGGAGAAAGAAGCATTAATAGCATTGGATCGAATTATAATAACAAGCATTTTGATTTGCAGTTGCGTGATCTAAAAGCACAGATCATTATTTTGCAAGAGGAACGAGACGAATTAAGAGCTAGTTCTCTCGAATTAAAAAAGAAGGCAATCAACAATGCTCATGATATTGAAGAGGccaaaactgaaaaatccCGCTTAGCTCAAGAAAACGCCAAGCTACAACAAAGAGCTAGAGAAGCCGAAGAAAAGTTATCAGTTTTGTTGCATGATAAGCGGAGTAGTCGCGACCCCATCATTGATCCCGAGTCGGGTCAAACTTTAGATTCATTCTCTGATAATCTGGAAAAAATCCGAACCGAGCGTGAACGTCTGAGTGGACTTCTGAGAGAAAGTCCTGGGGCTGACGAGTAG
- the SFP1 gene encoding zinc-coordinating transcription factor SFP1 has product MPPVPVSMSPINSTSYLPNLEADFCKDYSCCGQILPTLHDLLRHYEEAHISPSPPVEPPVMRRMQSLEAVSTNEVFLSPVSSATATPMMMDEDDEMCIDDPARHLYVMERGEHKPFKCPVIGCEKTYKNQNGLKYHRMHGHQNQTLHLNEDGTYSIIDPTSNTPYPEGMGMEKDKPYRCEVCGKRYKNLNGLKYHRGHSTH; this is encoded by the coding sequence ATGCCACCGGTGCCGGTGTCGATGTCGCCGATTAACTCGACGAGCTATTTGCCGAATTTGGAGGCCGATTTTTGTAAGGATTACTCGTGCTGTGGCCAGATTCTGCCTACTTTGCACGATTTGCTGCGCCATTATGAAGAGGCCCATATCTCGCCGTCGCCGCCTGTGGAACCGCCAGTGATGCGTCGCATGCAGAGTCTAGAGGCTGTGTCGACGAACGAGGTGTTTTTGTCGCCTGTTTCGAGTGCGACTGCTACGCCAATGATGATGGATGAGGACGACGAAATGTGTATTGACGACCCCGCTCGCCATTTGTATGTCATGGAGAGGGGCGAGCACAAACCGTTTAAATGTCCAGTTATTGGCTGTGAAAAGACTTATAAGAACCAGAACGGGTTGAAATACCATCGAATGCACGGTCATCAGAACCAGACGTTGCATCTCAATGAAGACGGAACTTACAGCATTATCGATCCCACCTCGAATACTCCATATCCAGAGGGAATGGGTATGGAGAAGGACAAGCCTTATCGATGCGAGGTGTGTGGCAAGCGATATAAGAACTTGAACGGACTGAAATATCACCGTGGCCACTCTACACATTAA